The following proteins are co-located in the Sphingorhabdus lutea genome:
- a CDS encoding putative bifunctional diguanylate cyclase/phosphodiesterase — protein MQNNRVEKQVATATKYQKSGGLERLSALDSRSENIIGAIKQNDDQGESPHPHIAKTPSWLCSLPLAGAIFTWRDNKFTLLYNNEKFQHIVGKKLNAEAFDLSIISDMLREMAATGRERDFVCWRGNNRLLSRQLDIHLSIYDTANSSYLITINDRTQEQLHRETLRREMTCDSLTGFPNRIGFEEIVEQRVKEAQKNSDDKNPGRYAFILIDLARFSRVNESMGSMAGDELIITVARRLKSQMRGNEILARLGGNEFAAFIEIGVQQERTHHIGERIKAAFNDPCQISGMEIQMECAVAAAVGRYNEDPTDILRNAQIALKRAKSQKKFVLYHHESLNAVKQRFSIETDLRRAIEKEELELHYQPIMDLKSGRVNGFEALARWIHPEQGFISPVDFIPVAEESGLIVPLGRWAMYQAAMTIADWDSQIAFHNMGSAPKIGHADYKISVNLSAIQILRDDVVGAVRDSIFSAGVDGHRLMLELTESAFIDDPDGTLKLLNRLKSENISLAMDDFGTGYSNLAVLQKLPIDVLKIDRSFVTDMGQDKEKNAIVSTILSLAKALDMQTTAEGIETSNIGCALKLLGCTFGQGYHYAKPLKSDEAFQFLSNSFVSDII, from the coding sequence ATGCAAAATAATAGGGTCGAAAAGCAGGTGGCAACTGCAACAAAATATCAAAAATCCGGGGGGTTAGAGCGACTTTCGGCGCTTGATTCGCGGTCAGAAAATATAATTGGCGCGATTAAGCAGAATGATGATCAAGGCGAATCGCCTCATCCTCATATTGCCAAAACCCCATCATGGTTATGTTCCTTGCCCTTGGCAGGGGCGATTTTCACGTGGCGTGATAATAAATTCACCTTGTTATATAATAATGAAAAATTTCAACATATTGTCGGCAAGAAATTAAATGCAGAGGCATTTGATTTATCTATAATATCCGACATGTTGCGTGAAATGGCCGCCACAGGGCGAGAACGCGATTTTGTGTGTTGGCGCGGTAATAATCGATTATTAAGCCGGCAATTGGATATTCATTTATCCATTTATGACACGGCCAATTCATCATATTTAATCACCATAAATGACCGTACACAGGAACAATTGCATCGCGAAACATTGCGCCGCGAAATGACATGCGACAGTTTGACCGGATTTCCCAATCGCATTGGTTTTGAGGAAATTGTCGAACAACGGGTCAAGGAAGCCCAGAAAAATTCAGATGATAAAAATCCAGGCCGCTATGCATTTATTTTAATCGATCTAGCGCGTTTTAGCAGGGTTAATGAATCAATGGGGTCAATGGCGGGTGATGAGTTAATCATTACCGTCGCGCGCCGTTTGAAAAGCCAAATGCGCGGCAATGAAATTTTGGCACGATTGGGCGGCAATGAATTTGCGGCATTTATTGAAATTGGCGTTCAACAGGAACGCACCCACCATATAGGGGAGCGAATAAAGGCGGCATTTAACGATCCATGTCAAATTTCCGGCATGGAAATACAAATGGAATGTGCTGTCGCTGCGGCGGTTGGCCGATATAATGAAGACCCGACGGATATTTTAAGAAATGCGCAAATTGCGTTGAAACGCGCAAAAAGCCAGAAAAAATTTGTGCTCTATCATCATGAATCCCTAAATGCAGTGAAACAGCGTTTTTCGATTGAAACCGACCTGCGCCGCGCGATTGAAAAAGAGGAGCTGGAGCTTCATTATCAACCGATTATGGATTTAAAATCGGGCCGGGTTAATGGTTTTGAGGCATTGGCGCGGTGGATCCATCCAGAGCAAGGGTTTATTTCGCCAGTGGATTTTATACCCGTGGCAGAGGAAAGCGGCTTAATCGTGCCGCTTGGCCGTTGGGCAATGTATCAAGCCGCAATGACCATTGCCGATTGGGATAGCCAAATCGCCTTTCATAATATGGGCAGTGCGCCAAAAATTGGGCATGCTGATTATAAAATTTCGGTCAATTTATCGGCCATTCAAATATTGCGAGATGATGTGGTGGGCGCGGTTCGAGACAGCATCTTTTCCGCCGGTGTTGATGGACATCGATTGATGTTGGAATTAACCGAAAGCGCCTTTATTGATGATCCCGACGGCACATTAAAATTGCTTAATCGGTTGAAATCAGAAAATATCAGCTTGGCCATGGATGATTTTGGCACGGGATATTCAAATTTGGCCGTGCTGCAAAAATTGCCAATTGATGTGTTAAAAATTGACCGCAGTTTTGTGACCGATATGGGACAAGATAAAGAAAAAAATGCCATTGTCAGCACGATTTTGTCATTGGCCAAGGCATTGGATATGCAAACCACCGCCGAGGGTATTGAAACGTCAAATATAGGCTGTGCCTTAAAATTATTAGGCTGCACATTTGGTCAGGGATATCATTATGCAAAGCCATTAAAATCGGATGAGGCATTTCAATTTTTATCAAATTCCTTTGTCTCTGATATCATTTGA
- the parC gene encoding DNA topoisomerase IV subunit A, whose protein sequence is MSDEVLTPPSDDPFDHIIDAPFDSALSERYLVYAMSTITARSLPDLRDGLKPVHRRLLWAMRLLKLDPTSGYKKCARVVGDVIGKYHPHGDQSVYDAMVRMAQTFALRYPLVDGQGNFGNIDGDNAAAYRYTEARLTRPAIELMAGLDENATDFRPTYNGEDEEPEVMPGLFPNLLANGASGIAVGMATSIPSHNVAEILDAAILLIDNPKAEHDALMEIVKGPDFATGGILVDDPQVIKDAYATGRGSMRVRAKWHKEDEGRGQWVAVVTEIPYQVQKGKLIEQLANLIADKKLPILADVRDESDDQIRIVLEPKSRTVEVDVLMDSLFKMSDLENRFSLNMNVLDADRTPELMGLGDVLRHWLRHQFNVLVRRSKHRLEKIDNRLELLGGYIIAFLNLDRVIEIIRTEDEPKSVMMAEFELTDRQAEAILNMRLRSLRKLEEMELKREQADLLAEREALVKLIESPARQQTRLKKDLTAMRDAYGPDTELGKRRTMLEVAAPTRDIPVEAMIEKEPLTIILSTRGWIKAMKGHGDLNADFKFKEGDELGFAFHAQTTDKILVATQSGRFYTIGADKLPGARGFGEPLGTIVDIDAGNEIVAIMPAEQDRLMLLAASNGKGFIANMGDAVAETRKGKQLVNIKSGSKLLVARPVEEGADHVAIVGENRKLVIFPISELPQMAKGQGVTLQRYKDGGLSDATSFKLEEGLSWPMGGDSGRTRTETDLMMWRVARGAAGRLPPQGFPRDNKFG, encoded by the coding sequence ATGAGTGATGAAGTTTTAACCCCGCCATCGGATGATCCGTTCGACCATATTATTGACGCGCCATTTGATTCGGCGCTTTCTGAACGATATTTGGTTTATGCCATGTCGACCATTACCGCGCGGTCTTTGCCCGATTTGCGCGATGGATTAAAACCCGTTCACCGCCGGCTTTTATGGGCGATGCGATTGTTAAAATTGGACCCAACTTCGGGATATAAAAAATGCGCGCGTGTTGTGGGCGATGTTATTGGTAAATATCACCCACATGGCGATCAATCGGTTTATGATGCCATGGTGCGGATGGCGCAAACATTTGCGCTTCGTTATCCTCTTGTCGATGGACAGGGAAATTTCGGCAATATTGACGGCGATAATGCGGCGGCTTATCGTTATACAGAGGCGCGGTTGACACGGCCTGCCATTGAATTAATGGCCGGATTGGATGAAAATGCCACTGATTTCCGCCCGACATATAATGGGGAGGATGAAGAGCCAGAGGTGATGCCCGGGCTGTTCCCCAATTTATTGGCCAATGGTGCATCGGGCATTGCGGTGGGGATGGCGACATCAATTCCTTCGCATAATGTGGCGGAAATTTTGGATGCGGCCATATTGTTAATCGACAACCCAAAGGCGGAACATGACGCCCTGATGGAAATTGTAAAGGGGCCAGATTTTGCCACTGGCGGCATTTTGGTTGATGACCCACAGGTGATAAAAGACGCCTATGCCACGGGGCGCGGGTCAATGCGTGTTCGGGCCAAATGGCATAAGGAGGATGAAGGGCGCGGCCAATGGGTCGCGGTGGTTACCGAAATTCCTTATCAGGTTCAAAAGGGTAAGCTCATCGAACAGCTGGCCAATTTAATCGCCGATAAAAAATTGCCAATTTTGGCCGATGTGCGCGATGAATCCGACGACCAAATTCGCATTGTGTTAGAACCGAAAAGCCGCACGGTCGAGGTGGATGTTTTAATGGACTCATTGTTCAAAATGTCCGATTTGGAAAATCGTTTTTCATTAAATATGAATGTGTTGGATGCGGATAGAACCCCCGAATTGATGGGATTGGGAGATGTTTTGCGCCATTGGCTGCGCCATCAATTTAATGTTTTGGTGCGCCGTTCCAAACATAGGTTGGAAAAAATTGACAATCGTTTGGAATTGCTTGGCGGTTATATTATCGCATTTTTAAATTTGGACCGTGTTATTGAAATTATCCGGACCGAGGATGAACCAAAATCGGTGATGATGGCGGAATTTGAATTAACCGACCGTCAGGCAGAGGCCATTTTGAATATGCGCCTGCGTTCGCTGCGTAAATTGGAAGAAATGGAGTTAAAACGCGAACAGGCCGATTTATTGGCAGAGCGGGAGGCGTTGGTTAAATTAATCGAAAGCCCAGCGCGTCAGCAAACTAGGTTGAAAAAAGATTTAACCGCAATGCGCGATGCATATGGCCCAGATACCGAGCTTGGCAAAAGGCGGACCATGTTGGAAGTCGCCGCGCCGACACGTGATATTCCAGTGGAAGCGATGATCGAAAAAGAGCCGCTGACCATTATTTTATCCACCCGTGGCTGGATAAAGGCGATGAAGGGGCATGGCGACCTGAATGCAGATTTTAAGTTTAAGGAAGGCGATGAGCTTGGCTTTGCATTTCATGCGCAAACCACCGATAAAATATTGGTGGCGACGCAAAGTGGCCGTTTTTACACCATTGGCGCGGATAAATTGCCCGGCGCGCGCGGCTTTGGCGAGCCATTGGGGACAATAGTCGATATTGATGCTGGCAATGAAATTGTTGCCATCATGCCGGCGGAGCAAGATAGGTTAATGCTGCTTGCTGCGTCCAATGGTAAAGGCTTTATTGCCAATATGGGCGATGCAGTTGCCGAAACCCGCAAAGGAAAACAGCTGGTTAATATTAAATCGGGTTCAAAATTATTGGTTGCTCGACCGGTTGAGGAGGGTGCGGACCATGTCGCCATTGTTGGCGAAAACCGCAAATTGGTGATTTTCCCCATTTCCGAACTGCCCCAAATGGCAAAGGGACAGGGGGTTACATTACAACGATATAAGGATGGCGGATTGTCCGATGCCACCAGCTTTAAATTAGAAGAAGGGCTTAGCTGGCCAATGGGCGGCGATAGCGGGCGGACCCGAACCGAAACGGATTTAATGATGTGGCGGGTTGCGCGCGGCGCGGCGGGCCGACTTCCCCCGCAAGGATTTCCGCGAGATAATAAATTTGGATGA
- the folE gene encoding GTP cyclohydrolase I FolE encodes MWDGGHGTEKEFPIAYCHDDELDENGKLVVPKEVQDAIRTLISWSGDDPKREGLLDTPARVGRAWREYCQGYDDDPAIHLSRTFEEVGGYHELVLLKDIPFHSHCEHHMAPIIGKASIAYMPTDRVVGISKLARVLHGYARRLQVQERLTAEVANCIYNNLQPEGVAVVIEAQHGCMTGRGVRTPGVGMVTSKLLGCFLDDQRSRKEVMSLMGY; translated from the coding sequence ATGTGGGATGGTGGACATGGAACAGAAAAGGAATTTCCCATCGCATATTGTCATGATGATGAATTGGATGAAAATGGCAAATTGGTTGTACCCAAAGAGGTGCAGGATGCCATTCGCACGTTAATCAGTTGGTCCGGTGATGATCCAAAACGTGAAGGATTGTTGGACACGCCCGCGCGTGTTGGCCGCGCATGGCGTGAATATTGCCAAGGATATGATGATGATCCGGCTATTCATCTATCGCGCACTTTTGAAGAAGTGGGCGGTTATCATGAACTTGTCCTGTTAAAAGACATCCCCTTTCATTCGCATTGCGAACATCATATGGCGCCCATTATTGGCAAGGCGTCCATTGCCTATATGCCCACCGACCGTGTTGTGGGAATTTCGAAACTTGCCCGCGTGTTGCATGGCTATGCCCGCCGGCTTCAGGTGCAGGAACGTTTGACCGCGGAAGTGGCCAATTGTATTTATAATAATCTACAGCCAGAGGGCGTCGCCGTGGTGATAGAGGCGCAGCATGGATGCATGACAGGGCGCGGTGTTCGCACCCCGGGTGTTGGCATGGTGACATCCAAATTATTGGGATGTTTTTTGGATGACCAACGCAGCCGCAAAGAAGTGATGAGTTTAATGGGCTATTAA